The genomic stretch CATCGAAGTCACGGGCCTGTCCGGGCCGGACGGTGACCGGCCCACCGTCCCGGAGAACGTCGGCTTCACCGCCGTCCTCCAACTGCACGACCTCGCCGACCCCGCCCGGGTCGCCGACGCGTCCGAGGCGTGGGCGGGCACCACGCCCGCGGGGCAGGCGTTCGGCCCGCGGGCCCGGATGGACACCCTGCTCACGCTGCGCCGCGCCGCCGCGGCCTGGGCGCCGCTCACGCCCCTGCTGTCCGCCGCCGTACCGGACTCCGTCGGCCTCGCGGACGAGGAGATCGCCGAACTGCTCGGACCGGCGTCCCGCGCGCTGGCCGCGGCCGGTGTGGAGGTGCACTGGCCCACGGATCTGGTACGCGGGCTCAGCACCCGGGCCGTGGTGGGGCCGCCCGATGAGGATGGCGCGCCGTACGGCACAGGAGGAAGCGGGAATCGCACCGATCCGGAACCCGGCTCCGACCGTACGGCGTCCGACACTCCGTCCTTCCTCTCCGCCGACGCGCTGCTCTCCTTCAGCTGGCGCTTCGCCGTCGGCGACCAGGAGGTCAGCAAAGCGGAACTGGACCGGCTGGCGGAGGCGGGGCGGCCGCTCGTACGGCTCCGCGACCGGTGGGTGCTGGTCGATCCGGAGGCGCTGCGCACGGCCCGGGACCGTCAGGACCGCAAGGTGACGCCCATCGACGCGCTCGGCGCGGCCCTGACCGGGACCGCCGAGACCGACGACGGCGCCCGGGTGGAGGTACAGGCGTCCGGCTGGCTGGCCCGCCTCCACTACCGGCTCACCGCGGCGGACACGGCCGGTCCGGCGGTGGCGGACGGGGACGCGGCCGGCCGTACGCATCCGGAACCCCCCGTCGCCCAGCCCCCCGCCCTGGCCGCCACCCTGCGCGACTACCAGTTGCGCGGCCTCGGCTGGCTGCACCGGATGACTTCGCTCGGCCTCGGCGGCTGCCTCGCCGACGACATGGGCCTGGGCAAGACCGTCACCCTCATCGCGCTGCACCTGCACCGGCAGGGCGATCCGGCCGCCGCCGGCCCCACGCTCGTCGTCTGCCCGGCGTCCCTGATGGGCAACTGGCAGCGGGAGATCGAGAAGTTCGCGCCCGGCACACCGGTCCGGCGCTTCCACGCGGACCGGCGCAGCCTCGACGGTCTGGCGGACGGCGAGTTCGTGCTGACCACGTACGGCACGATGCGGCTGGACGCGGCGAAGCTGGCGGGCACCCGGTGGGGACTGGTCGTCGCCGACGAGGCCCAGCATGTGAAGAACCCTTTCTCGGCCACGGCCAGGGCGCTGCGCACCCTCCCGGCGGGCGCCCGGGTGGCGCTCACCGGCACCCCGGTCGAGAACAACCTGTCCGAGCTGTGGGCCGTCCTCGACTGGACCACGCCGGGCCTGCTCGGCCCGCTGGGCCGCTTCCGCAAGCACTACGCCACGGCCGTCGAGGGCGGCGCCGACCCGGCCGCCGCCGACCGGCTGGCCCGGCTGGTCCGGCCCTTCCTGCTGCGCCGCCGCAAGTCGGACCCGGGCATCGCGCCCGAGCTGCCGCCGAAGACGGAGACCGACCGCGCGGTGGCGCTGACCGGCGAGCAGGCCGGGCTGTACGAGGCGGTGGTGCGCGAGGGGCTCGGCGAGATCGCGGCGGCGGACGGTCTGGCGCGGCGCGGCCTGGTGGTCAAGCTGCTGACCTCCCTCAAGCAGATCTGCAACCACCCGGCGCAGTTCCTGAAGGAGGAGCGGCCGCGGATCGCGGGCCGGTCCGGGAAGGTGGAGCTGCTGGACGAGTTGCTGGAGACGATCCTCGCCGAGGACGACGCGGGCGTGCTGGTGTTCACGCAGTACGTACGGATGGCGCGGCTGCTCGAAACGCACCTGGCGGCGCGCGGGGTGCCGACGCAGCTGCTGCACGGAGGCACCCCGGTCGCGCGGCGCGAGGAGATGGTGCGGCGCTTCCAGGGCGGTGACGTACCGGTGTTCCTGCTGTCGCTGAAGGCGGCGGGCACGGGCCTGAACCTGACCAGGGCGTCCCATGTCGTGCACTTCGACCGCTGGTGGAACCCGGCGGTCGAGGCGCAGGCCACCGACCGCGCGTACCGCATCGGCCAGACCCGTCCGGTGCAGGTCCACCGGATGGTCACCGAGGGCACGGTCGAGGACCGGATCGCCGGGATGCTCGCGCGCAAGCAGCGGCTGGCGGACGCGGTGCTCGGCTCCGGCGAGGCCGCCCTGACCGAACTCACCGACGCCGAGCTGGCGGACCTGGTCGCACTGCGAGGGAGCGAGCGATGACCGAGACGAACGGCATGCGGGGGAACCCGGGCCGCCAGGAGGACGCGCACCGGGACGCGCGCCGGCCGGAACCCGCCCGGGAGCGCACCTTCGCCGCTCTGCCGCCGGCCCGCGGCCGTGCGTTCGCGCAGACCTGGTGGGGTCTGGCCTGGCTGAAGGCGCTGGCCGACAGCGCGCTCGACGGCCAGCAGGTCAAGCAGGGCCGCCGGCACGCGCGGGCGGGCGCGGTGGGGGCGGTGTCCGTACGGCCCGGCCGCATCACCGCGGTCGTCCAGGACCGCGACGGTACGCGGCACCGCTGTGACGTGCTGCTCCAGGAGCTGGACGGTGCGGACTGGGACCGGTTCCTGGACCTGGTCGCGGACCGGGCCGGGCACATCGCGGCGCTGCTGGACCACGACATGCCTCCGCACCTGGTGGAGGACGCGACAGCGGCTGGCATCGAACTCCTGCCGGGAATCGGCGACTTGGAGGCGGAGTGCGGCTGCGGGGCATGGGACCACTGTGCTCACACCGCCGCGCTCTGCCATCAGGTGGCGCGCTTGCTGGACGAGGACCCGTTCGTGCTGCTGCTGATGCGCGGACGAGGTGAACGGGAGCTGCTGGACGAGCTTCAGGCCCGTACCGCCTCGCGCGCGCGGGAAGCCGCGGAGGAGTACGCGTCCAGTGGGGAGGCCGCGGAACCGGCGGAAGCCGACGGCATACCGGCGGCGGAGGCGTACGCGGCCCGGGACATCCTGCCGCCGCTGCCCGCGCCTCCGCCCTATGTGGACGAGCCGGGCACCGCGCCCGCCCTCGGTGGCGGAACCGATCCCGCGCCCGGAGTGGAGGTGGCGGCGCTGGAGTTTCTGATCAGCGATACGGCGGCGCGCGCTCAGCGCATGCTCGTCGGCGCGCTGTCTCCCGGCCATGCCGACAGCCCACCGCAGGCGCCGCTGACCTGCGCGCAGGACGCCGTACGCCTGGCTGCGGCCGGTCCGGACCCCCGGATCGCGGCGCGACTGGCGGCCGGTTCCGGACGTACGGCTAAGGGGCTGGCTCTGGCCGTACGGGCGTGGGAGTACGGCGGCGTCAAGGCACTCGCGGTCCTGGAGGAGGAGTGGACGCCGGAGCCGGCAGTCCTGGCGCGCGCCGCGGCCCAGCTCACCGCCGCCTGGGAGGACGAGCCGCCGCCACGCCTGCGCCGCGACCGCAACCGGTGGACCGTGACCGGCGACGACGCCCAGCTCAGGTACGGGCGCGACGGGTGCTGGTGGCCGTACCGGAAGGAGCGCGGACAGTGGGCACCGGCGGGCCCGGCGGCCGAGGATCCGGCCGCCGCGCTCGCGGCGCTGCGCGGCGGGACGGAGGACTCCGCGGGCTCCCCGTGAGAGGGCCGCTGCCCGTGCACCCGTACGGCTGACTCTCCGCGCGGCGCGGCGCTACGCTGCTCGGCGTCAGGGGGCCGGCGCACGGACCGCCGGCCCGGTGTGCGGCCGATCGGAGGGACCGTGCCTGCTGTGAGCCCCTTGGACGTTCTGGAACAGCGGCGCGCCGCCGTCACGGGGCAGGACGCGGACGCCTTCGCCGACCTGTTCGCGCCGGACGGAGTGATCGAACTGCCCTTCGCGGGCCCGGACGTGCCCGACCGCATCGAGGGCCGGGAGGCGATCCGGGCCTTCGCGCGGGCCGCGATGGGCGCGCTGCGCGTCGACACGCTGGTGACGCTCGCGGTGCACCGCACCGAGGACCCGGAGGTCGTCGTCGCGGAGACGCTCAGCAAGGGGGTGGGGCGCGGCGACGCGTTCGAGGGCCGCTCGGTGCAGTTCTTCCGCATTCGGGACGGCCGGATCCTGCTGTTCCGGGACTACACGGGACCGCTGCGCAAGCCGTCCGCCTGACGCGGGCGCGCCGCGGCCGGGTGCGTACCGTACGGTCCGTGCCCGGCTGCGGCGGCTCGGCGGCCTACGCGCCCCAGATGCGGGCGATGAAGAAGGCCGCGACGAGGACGACCACGACGGCGAGCACCAGCAGCGGCCCCTTGGACCAGCCCCGGGTCGGGTTGTGGGTCTCCAGCGGCCCGGCGTCCGGGGTGCTGCCCTCGGCGGGCGGCGTCTCGCCCGGCGGCACGCCGCCGCCCGGCTCCAGGCCGGCGGTGCTCTCCGGTGCCGGGTCCGGGTTCTTCGGTGAATCGTTCATGCTGCCCGGGTGCCCGGGGACGGCGAATTCTCACGCCGGGTGCGGAACGAGCCGGTCGGGTCCGTACCGCCGGGTACGCGACGAGCCGGTCGGGCCCGTACCGCCGGGTCCCTGACAAGTCCGTCGGCCCGTACCGCCGGGTCCCGGCCGGGTCGGTTCCGCCGGACTCCGGACCAGCCCGACGGCCCCGTACCGCCGGGCTGCCGGACCCCGTCCGACGGCACGAATGCGGGCGCTCGGGACAAGGTACGCCCCCGTACGAATACTTCACCGGTCAATCACCCGTATCCGGTCGCGGCGACGGCGCCGCGCGTGGATCGCTGGCGTGATCCCCCACGCCCCTGCCGTGCCACGCAGCGAGGAGGACCCTTGCCCCCGCCCGACGCCGAGCACGTCGGCCGCCGCTCCGCCGCCGGCGCCGAGCACCCCGTCACCGGAACACCGCACCCCCTCCCGTACTACGAGGACCCGTCCCCCGGCAGCGGCTGCCGTCCGCCGCGCGCCTGGACGCCCGCTCCGACGCGCGGCGGACGTCGCTGCACGGGGCGTGGCGCTTCCGGCTCTCGCCCACCGCCCGCGGCGCGGACACCTCCTTCGCCCGGCCCGACTTCGACGACGCGGACTGGGACGACCTGCGCGTACCGGGTCACTTGCGGCACCGGGTGGCGGCGGTCGAATGCGGACGGGACGCGCTGGTGGTACGGACCCGGGTGGCACCGGCCGGCTCCGGGCCGGCCCTGGACGCGGACTACCGGTGGAGCGCGGACGGCGGGCGGCTGCGGCTGGAGGTGTCGGTGCGGCCGTACGGGGACTGGCCTTGCCCGCTGCCCCGGCTCGGCGTCCGGATGGGCCTGTGCGGCAGCCTGGTGACGGCGCGGTGGTACGGCGGCGGGCCGGGCGAGGCGTACCCGGACACCAGGGCGGCGGCGCGGACCGGGCTGTGGACCATGCCGGTGGACGCCTTGCAGACGCCGTACGTGCGTCCGCGGGAGAACGGGGCGCGGATCGGCACCCGGTGGGTGGAGCCGGCCCGCAGCGACGGCTCGGGACTGCGGGTCGAGGGCGAGCCGGCGTTCTGGTTCACCGCGCGCCGCTGGACGGGCGAGCAGCCGGACGCGGCCCGGCACACCACCGACCTGACGCCGGGCGACCGGGTCCGGCTCCACCTCGACCACGCCCAGCACGGCATCGGCAGCCGGTCGTGCGGTCCCGGAGTGCTGCCGGAGTACGAGCTGACGGTGGCGCCGGCCCGGTTCGCCGTCGCCCTGCGGACGATGCGATGAATTTCACGTTTTGGCGGGTATTGACAGGTGTCGTCCTCAGCGGTCTAAACCAATGACAGGATGGAGATGCACCTTTTTCGACACAACTGACCGAGAGGCCCCGTCCTGCCATGGCGCTCGCCATCCTCACCCGCCTTCGTGACCGCTCCGCCCGCAGTGCCCCCGCCCCGGCCCCGATCCCGCGCGGCGCCGGGGCGCTGGACCTGAGCGTCCAGGACCCCGTCGGGCTGCCGATGGCCGGGGCGGGCATATCGGTGCGCAACGCCGAGGGCACCGAGGTCACCCGCGGCCAGACGGACCCCAACGGCATGTTCACCGCCACGCTGGCGCCCGCCGCGTACCACGTGGTGGTCACCTGCGACGGCTTCCGGCCCGAGCGGTTCGACAGCGTGGTCACCGCGGGCGAGCGGACCGCGCCCCGGACGCTGGAACTGGAGCCGGCCCCGGTGCCGTCGCTGCCCGCCCCTGGGCAGTGGCGGCTGGACCCCGACCATTCGTCGATCCGCTTCACCGCCCGGCACATCGGGCTGGCCGAGATCCACGGCCGCTTCAACCACTTCGAGGGCGGCCTGTGGATCGCGCCGGACATGCGGAACTCGCGGGTGGAGGTGACCATCGACGCGGCGAGCATCGACTCGGGCGTCAAGATGCGCGACGACCACCTGCGCTCGGCCGAGTTCCTGGACGTGGCGCGCTTTCCGTACCTCCAGTTCGCCGGGGACCGGTTCGTGCACAAGGGCGGCTCCCGGTGGGCCGTGCAGGGGGTGCTGCACCTGCACGGCGTGAGCCGGTCGGTGCAGCTGGACACCCGCTACCTGGGCATCGGCACCGGGATCGGCGGCGAGACGCGGACGGCGTGCAGCGCGGTGACCGAGCTGCACCGCGAGGACTTCACGCTCGACTGGCGCAAGATGCTCGCCCGGGGCATCGCCGCCATCGGCGCCACGATCCGCGTCGAGCTGGACATCCAGGCCGTACCGGCGGAGTGAGCCGGGCGGGGTGAGAGGCTGGGCGGCATGAGCACCGCTGCCGCCCCTTCGTTCACCGACGCCCTCGCCGCGGGCCCGCTCGTCCTGGACGGCGGGCTCTCCAACCAGCTGGAGTCCGCCGGACACGACCTGAGCGACGCGCTGTGGTCGGCCCGGCTGCTGGCCGAGGACCCGGCCGCCGTGGTCGCGGCGCACCGCGCGTACTACGAGGCGGGAGCGCGCGTGGCGATCACCGCCAGCTACCAGGCGACCTTCGAGGGCTTCGCCGCGCGCGGCGTCGGGGCGGCGGAGGCGGCCGAGCTGCTGCGCCGCAGTGTGGAGCTGGCGCGCGAGGCGGCGCGGCAGGCGATGGCGGCCGGCGCCGCGGGACCCCTGTACGTCGCCGCGTCGGCCGGTCCGTACGGCGCGATGCTCGCCGACGGCTCCGAATACCGGGGCCGCTACGGGCTGTCGGTGGACGGCCTGGAGCGCTTCCACCGCCCGCGCCTGGAGGTGCTGGCGGCCGCCGGGCCCGATGTGCTGGCGCTGGAGACCGTACCGGACGCGGACGAGGCGCGCGCGCTGCTGCGGGCGGTCCGCGGGCTGGGCGTACCGGCCTGGCTGTCCTTCAGCGCGGCCGGGGAGCACACCCGGGCCGGGCAGCCGCTGGCGGATGCCTTCGCGCTCG from Streptomyces albofaciens JCM 4342 encodes the following:
- a CDS encoding DUF6480 family protein; this translates as MNDSPKNPDPAPESTAGLEPGGGVPPGETPPAEGSTPDAGPLETHNPTRGWSKGPLLVLAVVVVLVAAFFIARIWGA
- a CDS encoding DEAD/DEAH box helicase — encoded protein: MVTLPAAPSAPPPALARRAAVFLPADPPRTGRIAFWRPDGGPVDVSTHATGSPRTTESTGTAGPPVQSLTVAVPVPGAGTTTGSTDHRTGHSTDHRTDHGIELRDVPAVVLPVAAALPVLTRARTAAAADPAAAFWGSAAVLALQLAARGRLLPGVSRSGHDAWRVGPLDPADTERLRELAASLPPQAHAVPLPGTTGPVLLPEPERLVREFLDAVADGLPRSPAAPFVTGGPAFAAPEPQHIPEQRPWAADVAAGHDAGVRISLRIEVTGLSGPDGDRPTVPENVGFTAVLQLHDLADPARVADASEAWAGTTPAGQAFGPRARMDTLLTLRRAAAAWAPLTPLLSAAVPDSVGLADEEIAELLGPASRALAAAGVEVHWPTDLVRGLSTRAVVGPPDEDGAPYGTGGSGNRTDPEPGSDRTASDTPSFLSADALLSFSWRFAVGDQEVSKAELDRLAEAGRPLVRLRDRWVLVDPEALRTARDRQDRKVTPIDALGAALTGTAETDDGARVEVQASGWLARLHYRLTAADTAGPAVADGDAAGRTHPEPPVAQPPALAATLRDYQLRGLGWLHRMTSLGLGGCLADDMGLGKTVTLIALHLHRQGDPAAAGPTLVVCPASLMGNWQREIEKFAPGTPVRRFHADRRSLDGLADGEFVLTTYGTMRLDAAKLAGTRWGLVVADEAQHVKNPFSATARALRTLPAGARVALTGTPVENNLSELWAVLDWTTPGLLGPLGRFRKHYATAVEGGADPAAADRLARLVRPFLLRRRKSDPGIAPELPPKTETDRAVALTGEQAGLYEAVVREGLGEIAAADGLARRGLVVKLLTSLKQICNHPAQFLKEERPRIAGRSGKVELLDELLETILAEDDAGVLVFTQYVRMARLLETHLAARGVPTQLLHGGTPVARREEMVRRFQGGDVPVFLLSLKAAGTGLNLTRASHVVHFDRWWNPAVEAQATDRAYRIGQTRPVQVHRMVTEGTVEDRIAGMLARKQRLADAVLGSGEAALTELTDAELADLVALRGSER
- a CDS encoding SWF or SNF family helicase, which gives rise to MTETNGMRGNPGRQEDAHRDARRPEPARERTFAALPPARGRAFAQTWWGLAWLKALADSALDGQQVKQGRRHARAGAVGAVSVRPGRITAVVQDRDGTRHRCDVLLQELDGADWDRFLDLVADRAGHIAALLDHDMPPHLVEDATAAGIELLPGIGDLEAECGCGAWDHCAHTAALCHQVARLLDEDPFVLLLMRGRGERELLDELQARTASRAREAAEEYASSGEAAEPAEADGIPAAEAYAARDILPPLPAPPPYVDEPGTAPALGGGTDPAPGVEVAALEFLISDTAARAQRMLVGALSPGHADSPPQAPLTCAQDAVRLAAAGPDPRIAARLAAGSGRTAKGLALAVRAWEYGGVKALAVLEEEWTPEPAVLARAAAQLTAAWEDEPPPRLRRDRNRWTVTGDDAQLRYGRDGCWWPYRKERGQWAPAGPAAEDPAAALAALRGGTEDSAGSP
- the mmuM gene encoding homocysteine S-methyltransferase: MSTAAAPSFTDALAAGPLVLDGGLSNQLESAGHDLSDALWSARLLAEDPAAVVAAHRAYYEAGARVAITASYQATFEGFAARGVGAAEAAELLRRSVELAREAARQAMAAGAAGPLYVAASAGPYGAMLADGSEYRGRYGLSVDGLERFHRPRLEVLAAAGPDVLALETVPDADEARALLRAVRGLGVPAWLSFSAAGEHTRAGQPLADAFALASDVPEVIAVGVNCCTPEDADRAVAVAARASGKPVVVYPNSGESWDAQARAWCGTPAFTADRVASWTAAGARLVGGCCRVGPDAVAALARQLAG
- a CDS encoding YceI family protein, coding for MALAILTRLRDRSARSAPAPAPIPRGAGALDLSVQDPVGLPMAGAGISVRNAEGTEVTRGQTDPNGMFTATLAPAAYHVVVTCDGFRPERFDSVVTAGERTAPRTLELEPAPVPSLPAPGQWRLDPDHSSIRFTARHIGLAEIHGRFNHFEGGLWIAPDMRNSRVEVTIDAASIDSGVKMRDDHLRSAEFLDVARFPYLQFAGDRFVHKGGSRWAVQGVLHLHGVSRSVQLDTRYLGIGTGIGGETRTACSAVTELHREDFTLDWRKMLARGIAAIGATIRVELDIQAVPAE
- a CDS encoding nuclear transport factor 2 family protein; amino-acid sequence: MSPLDVLEQRRAAVTGQDADAFADLFAPDGVIELPFAGPDVPDRIEGREAIRAFARAAMGALRVDTLVTLAVHRTEDPEVVVAETLSKGVGRGDAFEGRSVQFFRIRDGRILLFRDYTGPLRKPSA